Proteins from one Porites lutea chromosome 3, jaPorLute2.1, whole genome shotgun sequence genomic window:
- the LOC140929304 gene encoding melatonin receptor type 1B-B-like, whose product MYVNLSEWKAARDLQQRPSYLVVVETIALGLIFVTSTTGNILSCVIMYRSPRLRTWHNLLLLNVIFVDLLATILCVPFAFVVLLTGKWSGGESLCSAVAYMSCLLLIVSIITLATISISRYYLITDLLKYMNIFKKKNIAWMLLAIWVYAILCAFPPLVGWGHFIFLPGNAMCFMYFGSSLSYAAVFTLLVIGLPVAIIIACFVRVRQISKASKRIKSLSPVTSIASEEIDSAKTLFSVVVIVLLCWFPVCLLFLLATLGVELPRQVSLISTYSVFLPCALKSLIYFYMKKQFRAGLVDLLNKLVPFRRRGKRVSPMSQMKNNLK is encoded by the coding sequence ATGTATGTGAACTTGAGTGAGTGGAAAGCGGCGAGAGATTTACAGCAAAGACCAAGTTATCTCGTTGTGGTTGAAACGATCGCTTTGGGACTCATTTTTGTAACCTCCACGACTGGAAATATTTTGTCCTGTGTCATCATGTACAGAAGCCCTCGACTGCGAACCTGGCACAACCTACTGCTTCTAAATGTGATTTTTGTGGACTTGCTAGCGACAATTCTCTGCGTACCTTTTGCTTTTGTGGTTCTGCTCACGGGAAAATGGTCGGGCGGGGAATCACTCTGCTCCGCTGTTGCCTACATGTCGTGTTTGCTTCTCATTGTTTCCATAATAACTTTAGCTACGATAAGCATCAGTCGTTATTATTTGATCACGGACCTTCTAAAGTACATGAAcatttttaagaagaaaaatatcgCGTGGATGTTGCTAGCGATTTGGGTTTACGCCATTTTGTGCGCCTTCCCGCCTCTTGTAGGATGGGGGCACTTCATCTTCCTGCCCGGAAACGCTATGTGTTTCATGTACTTCGGTTCTAGCTTATCCTACGCGGCGGTTTTCACCCTTTTAGTTATCGGTCTTCCCGTGGCGATTATCATTGCTTGTTTTGTGAGAGTACGGCAGATCAGCAAAGCAAGCAAACGCATCAAGTCTCTATCACCCGTAACATCGATCGCATCGGAAGAGATAGACTCCGCGAAGACACTCTTCTCCGTCGTCGTCATAGTATTACTCTGTTGGTTTCCCGTATGTCTACTGTTTCTTCTCGCGACTTTAGGAGTAGAGCTCCCAAGGCAAGTTTCTTTAATATCCACCTACTCTGTTTTTTTACCCTGCGCTCTAAAATCTCtcatttatttttacatgaagaAACAGTTTCGGGCTGGACTTGTTGACCTCCTGAACAAACTTGTCCCTTTTCGTAGGAGAGGGAAACGGGTTTCACCCATGTCGCAGATGAAAAACAACCTAAAGTGA
- the LOC140930294 gene encoding cytoplasmic dynein 1 intermediate chain 2-like isoform X2, whose amino-acid sequence MSDRKAELERKRKRLEEIKKAREEKKKDQEQGKTAAAQKAATTSAAESKETDIERKKREADELLKGIIPDDVIDGTAVSPLLQKPGKTESASPGKDIARPFVQEKRKTPKLGVSQLTQTNIPPKEPVLYNKETQTQNAEPEEPDEFEAAPAFKPKETETQPEPEVSEEENREEVPVIELSEEQKQHILNSGEFSRFFDKATRLMERALCETVDITFDYSGAEAEDTEGDAQAAGKMSFNREFFDERWSRHRTVTCLDWSTQYPELLVASYNNNEDAPHEPDGVALIWNMKYQKESPEYIFHCQSGVMSVTFAKFHPNLIVGGTYSGQIVLWDNRSSKKTPVQRTPLSATAHTHPVYCVNVVGTQNAHNLISVSTDGKMCSWSLDMLSQPQDSMELQYKQSKAVAVTSLSFLAGDVNNFVVGSEEGSVYTACRHGSKAGISDIFEGHYGPATGIDTHSAAGPIDFSYLFLTSSFDWTIKLWSHKNPRPLYSFEDNGDYVYDVQWSPIHPALFAAVDGTGRLDLWNLNNDTEVPTASTHSESMTSLNRLRWTHSGHQIAVGDDDGHVFIYDVGEQLAVPRPDEWSRFQNTVHEIQANASSNIGEFGSPKMSPSKIPFS is encoded by the exons ATGTCTGATCGAAAAGCTGAGCTAGAGAGAAAACGGAAACGTTTGGAAGAGATCAAGAAAGCTcgagaagagaagaaaaag GATCAAGAGCAAGGTAAAACAGCTGCCGCACAAAAGGCTGCTACAACATCAGCAGCAGAATCGAAGGAGACTGACATTGAAAGAAAGAAGAGAGAAGCAGATGAGCTACTCAAGGGGATCATACCTGATGATGTGATTGATGGCACAGCAG TCTCACCACTGTTACAGAAGCCTGGGAAAACTGAATCAGCTAGCCCAGGCAAAGATATAGCAAGACCTTTTGTACA agagaagagaaaaacgCCAAAATTGGGAGTGTCCCAGCTTACACAGACAAACATACCACCAAAG GAACCTGTGCTTTATAACAAAGAAACACAAACTCAGAATGCTGAGCCTGAGGAGCCTG ATGAGTTTGAAGCTGCTCCTGCTTTTAAAccaaaagaaacagaaacacaACCTGAACCTGAAGTTAGTGAAGAGGAAAACAGAGAAGAAG TTCCAGTTATTGAGCTCAGTGAAGAACAGAAGCAACACATACTGAACTCTGGAGAATTCAGCAGGTTCTTTGATAAGGCAACCAGGTTGATGGAGAGAGCTTTGTGCGAAACAGTCGATATCACATTTGATTACTCTGGTGCTGAAGCAGAGGATACTGAGGG TGATGCTCAAGCAGCTGGTAAAATGTCATTTAATCGAGAGTTTTTCGATGAGAGATGGTCAAGGCACAGAACAGTGACCTGCTTGGACTGGTCTACACAG tacccAGAATTGCTAGTAGCTTCATATAACAACAATGAAGATGCCCCCCATGAACCAGATGGTGTAGCACTGATATGGAACATGAAATATCAGAAAGAATCCCCTGAGTACATTTTTCACTGTCAG tcAGGTGTGATGTCAGTAACATTTGCCAAGTTTCATCCCAATCTGATCGTTGGTGGAACATACTCTGGTCAGATAGTGTTATGGGACAATCGAAGCAGtaaaaagacccctgttcagAGAACTCCTCTGTCTGCAACTGCGCACACA CATCCAGTGTATTGTGTGAACGTTGTTGGAACACAGAATGCTCACAATCTGATCAGTGTTTCTACTGATGGCAAGATGTGCTCCTGGAGTCTTGACATGCTGTCTCAGCCCCAG GACAGCATGGAGCTTCAGTACAAGCAATCCAAGGCAGTAGCTGTGACAAGCTTGTCCTTCTTAGCCGGCGATGTGAATAACTTTGTAGTCGGTAGTGAAGAGGGCTCTGTCTACACAGCCTGTCGGCACGGAAG TAAAGCTGGCATCAGCGATATATTTGAAGGTCATTATGGTCCAGCGACAGGTATTGATACGCACTCCGCGGCTGGACCTATCGACTTCTCCTATCTCTTCTTAACATCCTCATTTGATTGGACCATCAAACTCTGGAGTCACAAG AACCCTCGGCCACTGTATTCGTTTGAAGACAATGGCGATTACGTGTATGATGTACAGTGGTCACCAATCCACCCTGCCTTATTCGCGGCTGTGGACGGCACTGGAAGACTGGACCTGTGGAACCTTAACAACGATACTGAG GTACCAACAGCAAGTACACATTCCGAATCAATGACGTCACTGAACCGTTTGCGGTGGACGCATTCAGGGCACCAGATTGCCGTGGGTGACGATGATGGTCACGTGTTCATTTATGACGTTGGCGAG cAACTTGCGGTGCCGAGACCTGATGAGTGGTCCAGATTTCAAAACACTGTTCACGAAATTCAGGCTAATGCCTCGTCTAACATCGGTGAATTCGGTTCACCAAAGATGTCTCCTTCTAAGATACCATTCAGTTAA
- the LOC140930294 gene encoding cytoplasmic dynein 1 intermediate chain 2-like isoform X1 — translation MSDRKAELERKRKRLEEIKKAREEKKKQDQEQGKTAAAQKAATTSAAESKETDIERKKREADELLKGIIPDDVIDGTAVSPLLQKPGKTESASPGKDIARPFVQEKRKTPKLGVSQLTQTNIPPKEPVLYNKETQTQNAEPEEPDEFEAAPAFKPKETETQPEPEVSEEENREEVPVIELSEEQKQHILNSGEFSRFFDKATRLMERALCETVDITFDYSGAEAEDTEGDAQAAGKMSFNREFFDERWSRHRTVTCLDWSTQYPELLVASYNNNEDAPHEPDGVALIWNMKYQKESPEYIFHCQSGVMSVTFAKFHPNLIVGGTYSGQIVLWDNRSSKKTPVQRTPLSATAHTHPVYCVNVVGTQNAHNLISVSTDGKMCSWSLDMLSQPQDSMELQYKQSKAVAVTSLSFLAGDVNNFVVGSEEGSVYTACRHGSKAGISDIFEGHYGPATGIDTHSAAGPIDFSYLFLTSSFDWTIKLWSHKNPRPLYSFEDNGDYVYDVQWSPIHPALFAAVDGTGRLDLWNLNNDTEVPTASTHSESMTSLNRLRWTHSGHQIAVGDDDGHVFIYDVGEQLAVPRPDEWSRFQNTVHEIQANASSNIGEFGSPKMSPSKIPFS, via the exons ATGTCTGATCGAAAAGCTGAGCTAGAGAGAAAACGGAAACGTTTGGAAGAGATCAAGAAAGCTcgagaagagaagaaaaag CAGGATCAAGAGCAAGGTAAAACAGCTGCCGCACAAAAGGCTGCTACAACATCAGCAGCAGAATCGAAGGAGACTGACATTGAAAGAAAGAAGAGAGAAGCAGATGAGCTACTCAAGGGGATCATACCTGATGATGTGATTGATGGCACAGCAG TCTCACCACTGTTACAGAAGCCTGGGAAAACTGAATCAGCTAGCCCAGGCAAAGATATAGCAAGACCTTTTGTACA agagaagagaaaaacgCCAAAATTGGGAGTGTCCCAGCTTACACAGACAAACATACCACCAAAG GAACCTGTGCTTTATAACAAAGAAACACAAACTCAGAATGCTGAGCCTGAGGAGCCTG ATGAGTTTGAAGCTGCTCCTGCTTTTAAAccaaaagaaacagaaacacaACCTGAACCTGAAGTTAGTGAAGAGGAAAACAGAGAAGAAG TTCCAGTTATTGAGCTCAGTGAAGAACAGAAGCAACACATACTGAACTCTGGAGAATTCAGCAGGTTCTTTGATAAGGCAACCAGGTTGATGGAGAGAGCTTTGTGCGAAACAGTCGATATCACATTTGATTACTCTGGTGCTGAAGCAGAGGATACTGAGGG TGATGCTCAAGCAGCTGGTAAAATGTCATTTAATCGAGAGTTTTTCGATGAGAGATGGTCAAGGCACAGAACAGTGACCTGCTTGGACTGGTCTACACAG tacccAGAATTGCTAGTAGCTTCATATAACAACAATGAAGATGCCCCCCATGAACCAGATGGTGTAGCACTGATATGGAACATGAAATATCAGAAAGAATCCCCTGAGTACATTTTTCACTGTCAG tcAGGTGTGATGTCAGTAACATTTGCCAAGTTTCATCCCAATCTGATCGTTGGTGGAACATACTCTGGTCAGATAGTGTTATGGGACAATCGAAGCAGtaaaaagacccctgttcagAGAACTCCTCTGTCTGCAACTGCGCACACA CATCCAGTGTATTGTGTGAACGTTGTTGGAACACAGAATGCTCACAATCTGATCAGTGTTTCTACTGATGGCAAGATGTGCTCCTGGAGTCTTGACATGCTGTCTCAGCCCCAG GACAGCATGGAGCTTCAGTACAAGCAATCCAAGGCAGTAGCTGTGACAAGCTTGTCCTTCTTAGCCGGCGATGTGAATAACTTTGTAGTCGGTAGTGAAGAGGGCTCTGTCTACACAGCCTGTCGGCACGGAAG TAAAGCTGGCATCAGCGATATATTTGAAGGTCATTATGGTCCAGCGACAGGTATTGATACGCACTCCGCGGCTGGACCTATCGACTTCTCCTATCTCTTCTTAACATCCTCATTTGATTGGACCATCAAACTCTGGAGTCACAAG AACCCTCGGCCACTGTATTCGTTTGAAGACAATGGCGATTACGTGTATGATGTACAGTGGTCACCAATCCACCCTGCCTTATTCGCGGCTGTGGACGGCACTGGAAGACTGGACCTGTGGAACCTTAACAACGATACTGAG GTACCAACAGCAAGTACACATTCCGAATCAATGACGTCACTGAACCGTTTGCGGTGGACGCATTCAGGGCACCAGATTGCCGTGGGTGACGATGATGGTCACGTGTTCATTTATGACGTTGGCGAG cAACTTGCGGTGCCGAGACCTGATGAGTGGTCCAGATTTCAAAACACTGTTCACGAAATTCAGGCTAATGCCTCGTCTAACATCGGTGAATTCGGTTCACCAAAGATGTCTCCTTCTAAGATACCATTCAGTTAA